In Deinococcus arcticus, the genomic stretch CTGGCTGAGGGGGAAGCGGTGGTAGAGCCGCAGGGCATACCCAATGACACTCAGCGGGAATCGATGTCGATAGGGCTTCCGGTCAGTCACAGCTCGGCAGCCTATCAGCGTTAAGTTGCCAGAACCGTTTTGAGGGCCTCCTGCCAGGTCCGTAAACGATGCCCTGGAGCAGGCCGCCTGGCGACGTTTCAGCTCTTCTCTCCGCTTCTTCAGCCGTACGTTCTCGGCTTTAGGGGCTCTGCCATCAGCTGGTCAATCTGCTTGGCCTGCTTCCGAATGAGCTCCAGGAGACCACATCCTTGATACCCTCGGCCTGCTCGACTTCCTCGGGCTCTATGTCGATCTTCTGCAGTCATCAGCCAGACGTTTGAGGCGCCGGGTGGTCTTGGGCGCCTCAGAGCTGCATGGATAGAAGTCGTTTGTCCGTCCTGGAATGACCTAAGTTCTGTAGGGCCTATTTTTCACAGTGCGTCCGACGGCCGGCGCAACAGCATAAACGGGTTGGTGATGCGCGGTCGGTCGGCGGAATGGGGAGTAACGATCTGGAGGGCCGCTTGAACGTCAGGGTGTTCTTCCGTCCAAAGCGGATGACTGACGATGAGCGTTTTCCCTCTGTGCTTACCACGCCCTGTAAAGACGGGGAGCGGAGACGCTTTTTCCAAGGGCACAAACAAGAGTTGCTGGAGGCTGCTGAGGATAGGGGAGTCTTTTTTGGACACCAGCGCTTCCCAGTGGCTGCCGGTGAACGGCAGCTCCGGCCGACCGCGCAGGAGGGCAGCCATGTCCAGGGCAAGGCGCCAATCGAGAAGCGGGTGGAAGGAGAGGTTCGTGTAGTCGCGCAGGCAGCGGGCACAACTTGTATCGCAGGACAAGGCATGCTCCGCCCAGATGCCGCCCAGATCCTGGCCAAGACGGCTCAGCAGTTCGGTGAAGTGTTCAGGAACCGCGAGGTGTGTGGCGTACCCGGCGCCGTTCTCCAGTCGGTCGCTCAGGAACGCCTGCGCCTGCGCCTCTTCTCCCCGTCGCGTGACGTAGATGCCACCGTCGAGCTCGCCAGGTTCGATGTCGAGCATCACAGAGGCGGCATTCCTCAGCGCGAACGCCAGGCTGTACCACGCTGCGCGCCCTTCCACCTGCGCCGGCGGAGCGTCGTGATGGGCTGGAAACGCCTGCATCCCGATCCGCAGCGTGTCTGTCCGGCGCCGCGCGAGAAGGGCTATTCGCTTGCCCCGGGCATTCCTGTGTGCAGCTGGCGTTGGTTCGGTGCTCACCCGATACGCCCCGCTCAGGGCCATGTTGGCTTCTGGTACGAAGTCGAACCCACCCCGGCCGCTGTAGTCGTTGAAGGTCAGGATCTCGCCGGGTTCCCCTTCGATATTGCTGGCCAACACCGCGTTCTTGACACTGACGGTGGGACCTTCCTCCGTCACCGCCATGGTCGGCCGGGTGGTCCAACCGCGAATCTCGAAGAAGCCGTTGTAGTCGCGCGGCTCGCCGGTCGTGTAGAAGTGGCGTGGCTCACGGGCGTCCATCACCCGCAGGTTCGTCTCCCCGCACGTCGGGCATTCGACGGTACTCCGCTCCTGCCCGGCGAGCTCTGCGGATTCATGGACGGCCCTGCAGGTGCGGCACACGCCGAGCGGCTGGGGGTTGTCCTGACCCAATGGCGGGTAGAGCCCGGGACTCACGCGGGCCAGACCGCGTGGGCTCGGGTGCAGGTTCGCGACCCCTACAGACGTATGCACGCGCTTGTCCCGGACCACTTCCGCGCCAGGTGCGAACGAACTGATGGCCTGCTCCAGGTCCCGGTCGACGGTGGCGCGGGGCGGGAAGTTCTGCCCTCTGATGCGGGTCAGGGGGTCCAGGTAGAGCAGCCGCGTGCGGGTGGGGAAGCCGAACATCGGCAGTAAGCCCGCGTAAGCGAGACGTTCACTCAGCGCGTCCTGCACGTACCGTTCGTCCCCTGCGATGCGGTCGATTCGTTCGGGCAACCGCTCCAGATCCCGCAGGGTCTGCTGAACGCGGGCCTCGCTCAACCGGGTGCCCGCCGTCAACTGCTGGGTGAGGGCATGGATGCGCGCCTGCCCTTCTTCCGAGGTCAGGAACCGCTCCAGGGCCGCGCGCCGTTCCGGCAGTTCCAGCCAGGCCTGCGCCGTACCGAATTCACCGTGTACGCTGTCGCGCTCGGCTTCCTCTGGCGTCTGTGCCCCAAGGGCTTCGCGCAGCACCTCCTTGATCAGCACCCGCTGAAAGATCGTGACGCTTGCGACGTCCACGTACGGTGGAGGCGGCGCGTCCCCAGTCATCGCTTCCGGGTGCTGGTAGTAGTACAGGTCGTGGCTGCGGCCGCGGCACAGCGTGACGGCGAGGCTCATGCCCGCACCGCGCCGGCCCGCACGGCCCACGCGCTGCTGATAGTTGAAGCGACGGGGCGGCATGTTGCTCATCATCACGGCGTTCAGGCTGCCGATGTCCACGCCGGCCTCCATGGTCGTAGTGACGCTCAGCAGGTCCACGCCGTTCGCCTGGGGATTCTCGCCTTTCAGGAACACGTCCTGGAAGTGCCGTTGCCGCCGGGTCCGGGCATCTGCATCGGTCTGGCCTGTTAGCTCCTCGGCGTTGAGCCGGAAGGACGTGCCCGACTCGCGCGCGAGGTACGTGTAGTAGTCGTGTGTGGCGTCCTGCGGCGTCCGTGCTTCTTCTCGGGCCACGTTGCCACCGCAGTGGATGCACCGCCCACCCGCCGCATGCAGATAATGGGCGCGGCACTTCCCGCAGCGGTAGCTGCTGCCCTCCCCCTGGCCCACCAGGACGAGGTTGTCCGCCCGCAGGATGGCGCTCGTCCCGCTGGGTTCGGTGTACCCGCCCCGCTGAAGGAGACCCGTGACGCTGTCCTCGTCCTGGCCCAGCAGTTCGAGATAATCGCGCACGGGCCGGGGCAGGGCCGTCACGTCACCCGCTTCCACGAACTCCGAGTCAGCGTACAGGCGTTTGACGCCCAGGTAACGCACGATGGCGTCCGTGGCTTCCTGAACGGAAACGGAGCTTCCCTCCAGCGGCGCGTGAATCCGGCCCTGACCGATGCTTTCCAGCGTCCGCACCTGATGGGTGAACAGCACCATCATGATTTCCGCGAGCAGCAGGTCCCCGAGGGTGCGGGCATGGTCCTTCGCGTTCTGCTGGTTGCGCACGGACACACCGTCACGGGCCCAATTGAACGCCATGTACCAGGGCTGCTCGTCGACGTTGCCTTCCTTGTAGGACAGGGCCCGCATGGTGTTCCCACCTGGGCAGATGCCGAGTTCGAGCAGTCGGTTGAAGACCGTCTCCCGGAGTTGTCCGAGCGGCACCCGCGCTGGGTACTGGGAGAGAAGGTCCAGCAGGTCCTTACGCTGGTTCTCGGGCAGCGGGTGACCCATTAGGAAGAGCGTGAGGGCCATGGCCGCCATCGGCGTGGCTCCAAAGCGCACTGCTCTGTCCTCATCGTCTGGGAGTAAGTCCCGCGTGGCCCGCTCGGCAAGAGCTGGGTTGACCTCTTTGAGGAGCTTTAGCGCCTTCTCTTGATCGTGGGCCCTGTGAAAGTTGGACCTCACAGCCGCTTCCAGGTCCTGGCTGGATTCCTGGAGAGCCGCGAGCAGCGTCACGCGCACCATGTCGCGGTAATGGTCGCGCTCCATTCCGGCCGCGAGCCGCGCGGCGTCTTGCCGGCTGTCGCTGAACACGACGAGCTTGCGGTTCTCCCTGTCCACCTCGCGCATGAGCGTGCTGGCGACGACCTGAGCGGCCTTCTGAAAGCCGGTGCGGTGGTGGCGGATGGGGGTGGGCAGGACTTTGCGCCGGCGGTAGTCCGTGTCGCAGCACGGGCAGACGGGCGGGAAGGCGCTCTCGTTGTTCGCGTCTCCAACCTGCGCGCTCTGGACGGTGTACTGCCAGACAGGCTGCAGGTCATCTGCTGGCGTCACCTGCCGGACCTGCGCCGCGGCGTACACCTTGCCGGTGGCGCGTTCGAGGTAGGCAGCCTGCCAGCGCCGTGTTCGACGCTGCCAGTCGTACGAGGGGGTTTCAGGCTTTGCCTTCTCATGGCTCTCGACCGGCCAGAGGACCGCGTACCGGGCGTACGTCCGGCTGTCAAGTTGATCCGGGGCCCCTTCGAGGTCCGTGTGGTCGGCGCTCAGCAGCGTCTCCCCGCTGTCCTTGCGGTGGTGCCCGCCGAGGAAGACTTCCCCGCAGACCTCGCAGACCATCAGGTCAAGCACGCGTGAGCCGCAGTCGCAGGTGAGGCGGTGCGTGTCGTGTAGCTTGCCGACCGGCGCGTCCGTCTCGCGCTCGCCACGGCCGCAGTCCGGGCGGGTACACACCCAGAGGTTCTGCACGTTCTGGAAGAAGAGGTGCGAGCGCACCGGTTGCAGGGCCGTTCCACCCGAGAGCTTTGCGGTCGCGAGCGCCATCAGCGTGCCGCGCAGGGGCCGCAGGTCATCCGTGCCGTACAGGCGCCGGCTCAACTCCTGCACGCCCGTGGCCCGCACGCTCCGCAGGGCCGGATCGTAACAGGCGGCCCGCAGGGCCTCAGGGACGCCCACCTGCTCCAGCGCCTGGGTCAGCCCGCCGGGGCCGCCGCCCAGCGCGCGCGTGAGGGCCGCCTGCGCGTCCTCGGACACGGTCACCGGGCCGGACTCCAGCAGCTCGGCCGGGTGCGCTTCCGCGAGGGCGGTGAACGCCTCCCGATGCGGCGTGAGGTCCACGGCCTTCTGCGGGGCGCTGGCGGGCGTGCCGATGATCTGGAAGCGTCCCGGATCCCGGCCGAAGAACTCGCTGAGGAAAGCGCGGCCCTTCTCGCTTTCGTCGAGGCTGGCGGACGTGGCGAGGATGCGCAGCTGCGGACTGTCCGGCGTGAGGCCGAGCCGCTCGAACAGCAGCCGCAGGATGTAGGCGACTTCCGTGCC encodes the following:
- a CDS encoding DEAD/DEAH box helicase, which codes for MNDALGIQERLERIYRLYVESAFPLRYPTLDAERRALLERPGVLAQPPLIEPVATYPSSDCTLAQAAATLPAAYADLATLASPLFPGDRTLYQHQLEALQASVAGQDVVVTTGTGSGKTESFMLPLFAALAADSGTWTPPGPAPAGRAWWTSSGDRVPQWGHVTRPHAIRALVLYPLNALVEDQLRRLRSVLDSPEVTRWLDQARHGNRITFGRYTGLAPLPGGRDPKRVERLRERLKERADEWNEVSRELQQRGDGSEYHFPRMDGGEIWSRWDAQDTPPDLLITNYSMLNIMLMRALEQGMFRQTREWLAADERHVFHLVVDELHAYRGTPGTEVAYILRLLFERLGLTPDSPQLRILATSASLDESEKGRAFLSEFFGRDPGRFQIIGTPASAPQKAVDLTPHREAFTALAEAHPAELLESGPVTVSEDAQAALTRALGGGPGGLTQALEQVGVPEALRAACYDPALRSVRATGVQELSRRLYGTDDLRPLRGTLMALATAKLSGGTALQPVRSHLFFQNVQNLWVCTRPDCGRGERETDAPVGKLHDTHRLTCDCGSRVLDLMVCEVCGEVFLGGHHRKDSGETLLSADHTDLEGAPDQLDSRTYARYAVLWPVESHEKAKPETPSYDWQRRTRRWQAAYLERATGKVYAAAQVRQVTPADDLQPVWQYTVQSAQVGDANNESAFPPVCPCCDTDYRRRKVLPTPIRHHRTGFQKAAQVVASTLMREVDRENRKLVVFSDSRQDAARLAAGMERDHYRDMVRVTLLAALQESSQDLEAAVRSNFHRAHDQEKALKLLKEVNPALAERATRDLLPDDEDRAVRFGATPMAAMALTLFLMGHPLPENQRKDLLDLLSQYPARVPLGQLRETVFNRLLELGICPGGNTMRALSYKEGNVDEQPWYMAFNWARDGVSVRNQQNAKDHARTLGDLLLAEIMMVLFTHQVRTLESIGQGRIHAPLEGSSVSVQEATDAIVRYLGVKRLYADSEFVEAGDVTALPRPVRDYLELLGQDEDSVTGLLQRGGYTEPSGTSAILRADNLVLVGQGEGSSYRCGKCRAHYLHAAGGRCIHCGGNVAREEARTPQDATHDYYTYLARESGTSFRLNAEELTGQTDADARTRRQRHFQDVFLKGENPQANGVDLLSVTTTMEAGVDIGSLNAVMMSNMPPRRFNYQQRVGRAGRRGAGMSLAVTLCRGRSHDLYYYQHPEAMTGDAPPPPYVDVASVTIFQRVLIKEVLREALGAQTPEEAERDSVHGEFGTAQAWLELPERRAALERFLTSEEGQARIHALTQQLTAGTRLSEARVQQTLRDLERLPERIDRIAGDERYVQDALSERLAYAGLLPMFGFPTRTRLLYLDPLTRIRGQNFPPRATVDRDLEQAISSFAPGAEVVRDKRVHTSVGVANLHPSPRGLARVSPGLYPPLGQDNPQPLGVCRTCRAVHESAELAGQERSTVECPTCGETNLRVMDAREPRHFYTTGEPRDYNGFFEIRGWTTRPTMAVTEEGPTVSVKNAVLASNIEGEPGEILTFNDYSGRGGFDFVPEANMALSGAYRVSTEPTPAAHRNARGKRIALLARRRTDTLRIGMQAFPAHHDAPPAQVEGRAAWYSLAFALRNAASVMLDIEPGELDGGIYVTRRGEEAQAQAFLSDRLENGAGYATHLAVPEHFTELLSRLGQDLGGIWAEHALSCDTSCARCLRDYTNLSFHPLLDWRLALDMAALLRGRPELPFTGSHWEALVSKKDSPILSSLQQLLFVPLEKASPLPVFTGRGKHRGKTLIVSHPLWTEEHPDVQAALQIVTPHSADRPRITNPFMLLRRPSDAL